A genome region from Sphaeramia orbicularis chromosome 19, fSphaOr1.1, whole genome shotgun sequence includes the following:
- the sfxn2 gene encoding sideroflexin-2, with protein sequence MALSSFDIDAPRWDQSTFMGRLKYFFSVTDCRTALLPDSRLDEAKALVESCRAGSIPPGTTEEQLYFAKKLYDSAFHPDTGDRMNLIGRMSFQVPGGMAITGAMLQFYKTVPAVVFWQWVNQSFNALVNYTNRNAASPITPKQIGIAYATATSTALATAVGLNLYTKKAPPLVARWVPFAAVAAANCVNIPMMRQQEILNGIAVTDENGNKLGHSTKAAVKGITQVVVSRITMAAPGMIILPIIMQRLERYKFMQRITFLHAPIQVMMVGMFLVFMVPAACSLFPQRCSIAVSKLEPELRDSIVSQCGDSVQYVYFNKGL encoded by the exons ATGGCTTTGAGCTCATTCGATATCGATGCGCCACGATGGGATCAGTCCACGTTTATGGGCCGACTCAAATACTTCTTCAGCGTCACTGACTGTCGAACGGCGCTGCTGCCAGACTCCCGCCTGGATGAGGCCAAAGCGTTAGTGGAGAGCTGCAG GGCTGGATCCATCCCCCCCGGGACCACGGAGGAACAGCTGTACTTCGCCAAGAAGCTCTACGACTCGGCCTTCCACCCGGACACCGGAGACCGCATGAACCTCATCGGCCGCATGTCCTTCCAAGTTCCCGGAGGCATGGCCATCACTGGCGCCATGCTGCAGTTTTACAA GACAGTTCCTGCTGTGGTGTTCTGGCAGTGGGTCAATCAGTCTTTCAACGCTCTGGTCAACTACACAAACCGAAACGCTGCCTCCCCCATCACTCCAAA GCAGATTGGAATAGCCTACGCCACGGCAACTAGCACGGCCTTGGCAACAGCGGTTGGACTCAACCTGTACACGAAG AAAGCCCCTCCTCTTGTGGCTCGCTGGGTTCCCTTTGCAGCGGTGGCAGCTGCCAACTGTGTGAACATCCCCATGATGAGACAGCA ggaaatCCTGAACGGCATTGCAGTCACAGATGAAAACGGCAACAAATTAGGCCACTCGACG AAAGCAGCTGTGAAGGGCATCACCCAGGTGGTCGTGTCTCGGATCACCATGGCCGCACCAGGAATGA TTATTCTGCCCATCATCATGCAGAGGCTGGAAAGATACAAGTTCATGCAG AGGATCACGTTTCTTCATGCACCGATCCAAGTGATGATGGTGGGAATGTT cttggtGTTCATGGTGCCTGCTGCCTGCTCACTGTTCCCTCAGAGATG ctCCATCGCTGTGTCCAAACTGGAGCCTGAGCTTAGAGACTCCATCGTGTCCCAGTGCGGAGACAGCGTCCAATATGTGTACTTTAACAAAGGCCTCTGA